GCACGGAAAGCGTACTCGCCCGGtatcagaaaaaataaaaataaaaaacaacggATAACGGCTGAACAAATCCCACTGCCGCCACtccctccctcttcccctctccctctccataaCGCCCCTCCCTCATCCCTTCCCCACCCCATATGAAACCCTAACACCTCCAATCCACCAAAACCTTAATCCATGGCGAAATCCCTaatctcctccccctcctccttcttcgcTTCCCCACTCCCTCCCCTCCCCCGCCAAGGCCGTCCCGGCCTCCCCCTCTACCGCCCTCGGCGGGTGGACACCAGGGTCAGGCTCAGCTTCCACGAGATTCCTCCTCCCCATGGCCTCGATTCCTTCGTCGATGTCTCTGGAATTGTTTCCAGAGTGGAGGGTCTCCTGTACACGCTCGCCGATGCTGCCGTGGCTGCTGATCCTTCTTCCACCGGTGCTGCTGCTGCTACCACTCCGGCTCAGAAGAACGGGGGATGGTTCGGGTTCATCTCGGAAGCCATGGAAGTAGTTCTTAAGGTATCCGGTTCTCTTTTCTCTAGGAAATTCTGAGATTTCTTGCAACATCTGTTGCTTTCGAGACTTCTGATTTTGCTGGAAAGAAAGAATTGTACTCTGTTTTTCAATATACTCTTCTGCTGTCTAAGCGTAGCTTCTACCATATTATAGCTCTCCCGTGGGTAGCATGGGACGTTGAATTATCAATTGTTTTCGGTGTTTTAAGTTGGTGTCCGAGAGGATGAACTTTGGACAGTTATACACGTAACATAAGCACCATTCCTACCGGACGTCTTGGCTCTCTTAGTCACTAAGGAGAGTAATGGCTTTTATATGATATCctgattattttttatatttgttcATTAATTCACTTGAATTTTATACCTATGTGCATTTGTCTGTGATTCTATCTTAGATTTGGTAAGGATTCATTAGTGTGGCTGTTTATTATGAACTGTCACAAGTGTGTTCACATCGTTTAGGATTTCCATTAGTATGCATGTAACAATAATTGGTGCTCATATATGGAACATGGTCGCCATATCTGGCCATGCATTTGATTATGTTTGTACCAACTATGTAATCTTATAGGATATTACATTTATTGACTACATAAAAGCTTCCCAGGCATGAAGGTTTGCCATTGTCACGTCCTAAACATGCTCGTAATTGCTCATATTGCAGTGGAAGGTTTGACCTACAAATGCATGCCATTCTCTCTGGCTCTTTCATTGAAGCATCATGTTAACAATGCTAATGTTAAATCAAATTAGTGGTTCATCAGAGAGCGGTGAAGATATATGCAGGATATGTTGATATgcagaataaaaataaaaggataACACCATATACTTATTGCTGGTTTCAGGTGCTAAAAGATGGCCTTACAGCTGTACACGTACCATATGCTTATGGTTTTGCTATCATCTTGCTCACAATTATTGTTAAGGTGGCAACATTGCCGTTGACAAAGAAACAGGTGAATAATCATTACTGCTGTACTCATGTTAATTGGAATGGATATTAATTGCTTCTTTGTTAGTGTCTACATATTCTATCTGTTCCTCCATTAACAAGGGAGGATCCTAAGTGCATGTGGTGACCTCCTCGATGTACTAGCTTTGCTGGTTTTGCAATACTTGTTCAAGCTAAAACATGATAAAAGGACCTTTGATACGATGTGTACCACTTACTACCCCCCAAAGATATGATGTGTATCACTTGCACGGGTCAACCCTATTATGGTTTCATTTTCTAATTTACCTACATATACTTTTATGTTCACCCTTACAAACTTGTTTGTTATGACATCCTACTTTGCAAACTGTAACAGATTATTATCATGCAAATAACTACTATCacgactttttttcttttttaattctgCAGGTTGAATCAAGTATAGCAATGCAAAATTTACAGCCGAAGATCAAAGCAATTCAAGAGAGATATGCAGGCAATCAGGTTTTCTCTACATTCTTAACAAATTTAGTTAgttatttaaaacaaataaaataaaaggcatAAGTTTACAGTATCTTATGGTAACTAACATTAATCTGTTTTTCCACATTTTAGGGTAAATCTTGTTCTTAGTTATTCTACCACATCCTTTGATTCATATGCAATTATATTTGCTGCCAATTTATTTCGTTTTTTGAACAAAGATTTGTATCTTATGGTTGCTCTTCTGTGTTCGTTAGGAAAGAATACAACTGGAGACAGCCCGTTTGTATAGGCAAGCTGGGGTGAATCCATTAGCAGGTTTGTGTATATTTATCTATTTTCCTGTTGGATTTCACTCTTCAGATAACATTATGCTGTCTAGATTCAGTAGTCCATTTGGTATCCGGAAACTTTCTGACATTGCTGGTGTGGACCAACTTATATAGCACTCTAAAGTATCAGTGAAATAACCTATGAAATGTTCTTTGTTGGGATGACTACTTACATATAGATAATATGGTATGAATTGGTATTCTGGGAACTTTTGGATAAAGAATAACATCTGCTCTTTAAATTTCTTGCACAAGCACTTTGAAACCCCTCAATCATGTCTCTCGTATCATTGACAATGAAAGAAATGCATGTACAAAGGTAAGGATGAAGAAAAAAGCCTTTTGAGCTAAACAAATGGAACCAGTTTGTGAGGCAAGTAAAAATTGCCATATTGTTAAGTGAAAAAGCATCTAATTGCAGACATGAAGGTGCAAAGCAATTTTCTTATATATGCTGCAAATGATCCACATAGGTCAAAATACTATTATGCTTCTGTAACTTCCAACTAATTCTAGCACAAATCCAGTCCTTGCTTGCTAGAATCAAATTTTACCTTCTATTACCTACAACCTTGTGATGGTCGTCACAAGTATTTCCTTcaataattcatatattttatgtcagattttttttcttctaagtaTTATCCTTTTCATTTCAAAGTGCAGCATTACTTTGTTTGGCATATTCTTCAGCTTCTACAATGTTGTATCATGACTCTCTATTCATTGAAAATTTAGCCTTTTCCCTGTCCATCTGTCTCTGTATTTCAACAGGATGTTTCCCTACTTTGGCTACCATACCTGTGTGGATTGGTCTTTATCAAGCTCTCTCAAATGTAGCAAATGAGGTAAATCATAGTTCTTTTCTGCATATTACTTTATtagcagtttttttttctttcaaaaatataacTTGCTTGCTGACTTCCCTGTTTGCTGACTTGAGCACCTCTTGTAACTGAAGGGTTTTCTGACAGAAGGATTTTTCTGGATTCCTTCTTTGGGGGGCCCAACTACAATTGCTGCTCGACAAAATGGATCTGGCATTTCCTGGCTCATACCTTTTGTGGTAACTGAATTATCTTTGGTCTTTCGATGAATGAGTCCCATGTATGCATATATTTGTCTTGATAAAtatcttgaatttttttgtgaTTTTATCATTATTATATGCTTCTTCTTGGCGTTTCATAATTATGCAAGATAATAATTAATTTCATTCTACAACAAAGTTTTCTTTGCCATTGCGAAAAGAACTTCAAACTTCCTGCTATGTATGTTACATTAGCAAGTGCTAGTTCTCAGGCTGTATTTGTTCAAGGAGCAATATTTGCAATGTTGGGTTTGCATTTGATTGGGGAATATCTGTTCAAGCATGCCTAGAGTCTGTCACAGTTGATGATCGTTTTACtataaagttctttcatgaaacACTGGGAAGATCATAAAACTCATCCCTTGGGGTGTCAGATTTCTGCAGAGCATTAAACTATTTCTCAACTCTATAAGAATATTGCCACAAAGTTTAGTCCTTGGTATGTGACAGCTGAATATCAGGGGCTAAGGCCTTATATATACATTCCTTATTTTTCCAATTAATTACTGAACACTTTTTTTGACACACATATGTTTTTGTATTTACCTTTAATATATTGTGGCATATTGTAACTGGTCCAGGATATACTCAGTGCAATATATACTGGAATAGATGTATGTAGAGTTAAATGAGAACTACTGAATGTATAGAGCAATCAAAATTCCTTTGAGGTCGGTATTTTCAGTGGCAGACCAATACATGGAGATTCATGCAAGAATATGCACATCATAAGAGGATAACAAACATGGGAAACATACTCTCTGCTCTCCCTTCCTTTGGTTTTGTGTGCTAGGCATGGCCCTAATTCCTATCATGTCTTTCTTATCATATCTCTCACCTTGGTAGCGAACTGGATCTTGGACTAATGGAAAGTTcaaaattctttatttttctcatttCAGATGAGACATGGCGCAAGGA
The Phoenix dactylifera cultivar Barhee BC4 chromosome 3, palm_55x_up_171113_PBpolish2nd_filt_p, whole genome shotgun sequence DNA segment above includes these coding regions:
- the LOC103703448 gene encoding inner membrane protein PPF-1, chloroplastic; this translates as MAKSLISSPSSFFASPLPPLPRQGRPGLPLYRPRRVDTRVRLSFHEIPPPHGLDSFVDVSGIVSRVEGLLYTLADAAVAADPSSTGAAAATTPAQKNGGWFGFISEAMEVVLKVLKDGLTAVHVPYAYGFAIILLTIIVKVATLPLTKKQVESSIAMQNLQPKIKAIQERYAGNQERIQLETARLYRQAGVNPLAGCFPTLATIPVWIGLYQALSNVANEGFLTEGFFWIPSLGGPTTIAARQNGSGISWLIPFVDGHPPLGWSDTVAYLVLPVLLVVSQYVSMEIMKPPQTDDPASKNSLLIFKFLPVMIGYFALSVPSGLSIYWFTNNILSTAQQLWLRKLGGAKPAVAEDGGGIISAGRAKRSSSQPARMGERFKQLKEQEDRKKLNKALPAEEVQVLASTSDSGDISDGQSKDEVEDLEEAYSSPGKQIPDYTRRRKGKRSKRKRAVQ